Proteins from one Pseudomonas bijieensis genomic window:
- a CDS encoding amino acid aminotransferase: MHFDAIGRVPGDPILGLMEAYGADSNPSKFDLGVGVYKDAQGLTPILQSVKQAEQWLVDRQTTKTYIGGHGDPAFGQLINELVLGTDSPLISAKRAGVTQTPGGTGALRLSADFIAQCLPGRGVWLSNPTWPIHETIFAAAGVKASHYPYVGADNRLDFEAMLATLNQAPKGDVVLLHACCHNPTGFDLSHEQWRQVLEVVRSRDLLPLIDFAYQGFGDGLEQDAWSVRLFADALPEVLVTSSCSKNFGLYRDRTGALIVCARDGEKLLDVRSQLANIARNLWSTPPDHGAAVVATILGNPELKSLWADEVQAMRLRIAQLRSGLLEALEPHGLRERFAHIGVQRGMFSYTGLTPEQVKHLRERHSVYMVGTGRANVAGIDATRLDLLAEAIADACR, from the coding sequence GTCTACAAGGACGCCCAGGGCCTGACGCCGATTCTTCAATCCGTGAAGCAGGCCGAACAATGGCTGGTGGATCGCCAGACCACCAAGACCTACATCGGCGGCCATGGCGACCCCGCGTTCGGCCAGTTGATCAATGAACTGGTGCTGGGCACCGACTCGCCGCTGATCAGCGCAAAGCGCGCTGGCGTCACCCAGACACCGGGCGGCACTGGTGCCCTGCGCCTGAGTGCCGACTTCATCGCCCAATGCCTGCCTGGCCGTGGCGTCTGGCTGAGCAATCCGACCTGGCCGATCCACGAAACCATCTTCGCCGCGGCTGGCGTCAAGGCCAGTCATTACCCTTATGTGGGCGCCGACAACCGCTTGGATTTCGAGGCGATGCTGGCGACCCTGAACCAGGCGCCCAAAGGCGATGTGGTGCTGCTGCATGCCTGCTGCCACAACCCCACCGGCTTTGACCTGTCCCATGAGCAATGGCGCCAGGTGTTGGAAGTGGTACGCAGCCGCGACCTGCTGCCGCTGATCGATTTCGCTTACCAGGGCTTCGGCGATGGGCTGGAGCAGGACGCCTGGTCAGTTCGGCTGTTTGCCGATGCGCTGCCGGAAGTGCTGGTCACCAGTTCCTGTTCGAAGAATTTCGGCCTGTACCGCGACCGCACCGGTGCGTTGATCGTCTGCGCCCGGGACGGTGAAAAACTGCTGGACGTGCGCAGCCAACTGGCCAACATCGCCCGTAACCTGTGGTCGACGCCGCCGGACCATGGAGCGGCTGTGGTGGCGACCATCCTCGGCAATCCGGAACTCAAAAGCCTGTGGGCCGATGAAGTCCAGGCCATGCGCCTGCGCATCGCGCAATTGCGCAGCGGCTTGCTGGAGGCCCTCGAACCCCATGGCCTGCGCGAGCGCTTCGCCCATATCGGCGTGCAACGCGGGATGTTCTCCTACACCGGCCTGACGCCGGAACAGGTCAAGCACCTGCGCGAACGCCACAGCGTCTATATGGTTGGCACCGGCCGGGCCAACGTCGCCGGCATCGACGCCACGCGCCTGGACCTGCTGGCCGAGGCGATTGCGGACGCGTGCAGATAA